The nucleotide sequence acacacacacacacacacacgcacgcatgcacgcacatcAAAAACCCCTGGTAATGTCCGTGAACACCTGTGCCCATCAGTGTGTGAGGACGGACCCCACCAGCGGTGCCCGGCCGGCCCTTCCCCGTTACTCGAACAAGTAGCTTCTCCGGTTTTTGCCCAAGCGATCGGCACGAAGCGTCTCCCAGCGCCCACGCTGCCGCGGCTGCTCACCTGGAACGGGGCGCCGGCTCCCTCCGGCTGGATGGCGTACACGCCGCTTGGGGCTCCGGACGTCTCCGTCCAGATCTGAGAGCAGTCCCTCCCTGGAGGAGATGTGGCCAGGGAGGctcagggcctgggagggggcccTGCTCTCCCGGTGGCCAGCACCGGAAGCCTCCTGCTGCAGAGGCCCTGCGGCAGTCTGGCAGAGGGGCGGCCACGGTCCCCTCGCTTTGGGCCACACTTGCCTCAGGCCTCTTTTCCTTGAGTGGCTGTTCCTTGGGCTCTGGATTTGCTGGCCCCCAACCCTCAGCTAGACCCTCAGTTCTTCCCATGCCCCCAGACAGAACCTCTCCCCTTCACCTGCTGCCCTTGGAAGGGCCATCTTGGTTTCCCCACCTTCCTGCCCCCGCCTGGCAGTGGGGTGAGGGCTGCCCTCAGCCCAGCCAGGCCTTCCTAATACAGGAGTACAGGGGTCCTGGTCCTTGcctgccctgctcccaggccATCTGGGGCAGGGACCCAGCCCGGGCCTCGTGGGGAGTGAGGCCTGTGGACGACAGGCCAGAGGCTGCCCAGGCCTGACtcgcccagcccctcccctgccgcccCAGCCAGCCAGACCTTGGGGTTCCAGCAGCACTGCCTGGACCTGTGAAGAGAGAGGACATTGGTCAGAGACAGGCTCagtagcccagtgagacccactGGCCCAATGGCCACTTACCGGCTGCCGACGCTTCACCGTGGAGCCGGCCTGGGGCACGGAGCAGAGGAGAGCCACGAGAGCCAGCATGGGGTGGGCAGCCATGCCGCCTGAGGGTGCGGACCCGGTGGTGGGGAGCCCGGCCCGaggcccagccagcctccctTCACGCCCACAGATGGCCCGCACCGCCCTGCGTGCTCACTGTGGTCCTTCTGGGCAGATCTGAGCCACCGGTCCCAGGCACCTTTTGTTCCGGTGCCGGGCTCGccccgcctccccctcctcctcacccgTGCCAGGGTTGGGGGGGTTGAGTGGGGCGGGGAGCCGAGGGTGTGGACCAGGGAGGCGAGGGCAGGGACTGCTGCCTGTCCCCGAGCACACTTCCCTTGGCTGCTGTCCACACCTGGGATGGGCAGGGCCCGGCCTGTGTCTTCTGCTGAGGCAGGCGGTGGTGGCAGGAAGCCCTTTGGGTCACCACCATGCTGCCACCCGGCCCAGGCCGGTCACCCCTGCTGCCACCCATTACCTCCTCCCTATCGCTCGCACCCATTTCTACACAGTTCACGAAACAGGAGCTTCCAAAATTagactttatttccatttctcgGGCACGAGTACACGTACGACAGGAAAACACGGAGCACCCGGCCGCCGCCGCGGGCTTCACCTGGTTTCGTCGGACACCGAGTCAACACAAACACACCCAAGCGCGGCCCCGGCACTCGGGCCGCGGGAGCCGCGTCACAGCCACGTGGCCGGGAGCGTGACCGCAGGGAAGCGCCAGGGGTGGGAGCCCCGTGAGGGGTCCCCGTCTGTCCCGGCCCACAGAGGACACGCACCCTCTGTCCCGGAGGCTGGGGCAGCCCCGCGGCCCCCCTCCTCCGTGGCCCGGGGAAGGCGCCCACCTGAGGGCCAGGGGCCTGGTGCCCCCCCGGGGAGGCCGGCCTTTCCCGCGGGCTCACCCTCTCGGGGCCGAGGCCCCCCACACAGACGTCCTCCTTGTCCCAACAGGTTAAGGCTAGTATTTTCTGACATTTGCTTCAGTTTTTCTCTTAAGTTAAAATTACCTGAGTAAAcaaattttagacatttttaaaaactaaaaccgCACACGGTTTGCGGGTGGAGCCGGCGTTGGCGCCCGCCCACCGCCGCCGCTGCCGAGCTTGGCCAAGCTGCCCGGTTGGAGAGAGGCTCCCAGGAGCCACGACAGAGCTGCATGGGGTGACCTGGCCCTTCCCAAACATGCCAGCCAGGACCCCGATGGCCCAGAACCCACTGGGACTCGCTCCGGGCCAGCTCTCGAGAAGGCACAGTGAGGTAGGGACTGGCTGGCCGTGCCCACCACGCCCCTCTGcctgggggccgggggtgggggtggggcagtgtgCACCTTTGGCCCCTAGCCCGCAAGTGCGTCCTGACGCCGTGAACCCTGTGAGCCCCATGAGTGGTACCCGCAGGGCtggggatgagggtggggagggggctgctgggaagCCTGAGCTCAGAGCagttaaataattctttatttgggcgggttgggggaggggaggcgtggCCGGGCGTGGACCCCCACGGGGGGCGGCACCCAGCAGCTCCTCAGGGGGCCGGCCCCAGCGCCCCTCAGCGGCGACACGGGAGCAGCTATGAGCTGGTCCTTCCTATTTGCGTGGCCGGGCGGCGGACGCTCTCTGCAGACAGTACTGAGTGACAGGCAGCGACAGGACCAGGCTGGTGGCGCGGCGCCCCATCCAGTAGAGGCCGTAGCCCAGCAGGCCCAAGAAGGCGGCCTTCACGGCCAGCCGGGACACTCTGCCGGAGATGGACGGCGGGGGGACgctggggaagggagggcgggCTGGGCCGGGCTGGGGGGCGCAcgctgccccagcccccagccccacgcGGCCGCGACCCCgcccgggctctgtgctcagggacCGCAGGGCACGGGCGGGCacactcacgtcatgatctcctggatGTTGAGGTCGGTGGTCCAGTTCTTCTCGATGCCCGGCACGTGGCCCATGCCCACGACACCCACCACCACCGAGGGGACGCACTTCCTGGGCTCGGCTGTGGGGGAAGCGACGCATCAGCACCCCCCAGCGGTGGGGCCGCTGCCCGGGGAGCCCCCGCCCGGGCCGGCCGGCGTGTCACCGTCAGAGGAGCGCGGCAGCTCAAGGCGCCGGGCGGCCTGCCGCAGCATGTAGGTCAGGTAGATGTCGCGCTCAGAGACGATGGCGCGGTGCAGGTCGGGGAACGCGCCCACCATCTCCGCCATCATCTGCTCCAGCAGGTCCTTCTGCTTGCAGCGCTCCACGTCGTCCTTGCTGGGGGGAGAGGGCACGCTGCCAGCCTCGCGGGCGTGCGGCGGCCAGCGGGAGGCCGGTGCTGTTGACCCAGGGCAGGGACCTCGGTACCCTCTTTGTTTGGGATCGCGGCGGAAGGAAGGGGCCGGAAGGCCCTGTTTGAGGAAGCTCCGCCCCAGGACAAGGGGGAACGTGCCACGCGGCCCGCTGGGCCCCACTTCCTGGGTGGGGCTGCCCGCCGGGGGCCGAGGGGCCCTACCTGATGGGTTCTGACAGGAAGCACAGGCCCCAGGCCAGCTTGACCTTCTGCCAGAAGGACAGCGCGGCGATGGCCCTCTTGAAGGTGACGGGGATGGGCCGGTCGCCCAGGTGGAACTTGCAGAAAGGCACCTtgctggcctgggggaggggctgggtgttGGTTGGGGAAGCCCGAGCCCCGGGGGGCTCCCGTGCGCTGAGCCCCCTTCCTGGCCAGCCCCCGGGCTCACCTCCTTGAAGGCCTCCCTGAACTCGCCACCAGGGGCCATGCCCAGCTGCTCGGTGATGTGCGCCGACACCTTCAGCAGCAGCATCTGCATGAGTCCGGACATGACTCCATTCTGCAGCGGAGGGGAGCGAGGGTCAGCGGCCGCACAAGCGCAGGGCGCAGGCTCCAGCCTGGGAGGGCAGGCCCGGCCTCCGCCGTGGGGCTGAGCGAGGGCCTGGGGCAGGCGGCCACACCGGCGGCAGACACCGAGGCCCCTCTTCCCTCCAGGGCCGCCAGCCCGCACGTCCCCGGGGGGCACAAGGGGGCGTGAGGGAACACGCAGAAGACGCACTGGGGTGCACCGCCCGGGCTGGCAGGTCGGCGGGACCGCACCCGCGACCACCCCCGGCCCCCAGGACCTGCTCAGCAAGCCCAGGGGTCCCTGTCTGGCCCTGGCCTTGGGGCTGAAGCATCACCCACCTATTCTCCCTTGTCTGAAACCCAGGAAAGGGGTACCCGTCTCCCACCACGGGCCAGGTGGGCTGGGCACCACCCCACTGCCCGGAGGCCGCCCGCCCGTGCCGCACCTGCCGCACGGCCTGCTGCAGCTTCTCCAGGCTGATCTCCTTGGCCTCCTGCAGCAGTGCGCTCTCGTCCATCTTGAGCATGGACACGCGGTACTGGCACAGCTCCACCACCACCACGTCGGGCTGCACCTCCCGGATGGTCTGCAACAGACGTGCCAGCTCAGCCCCAGGGCCCGGCCCTGCCGGCGGAGGCCACTCTGGAACCGCCTGGGAGGCCCATCCCCAGGGGCCACCTCGGCCACTGTGGCCACAAGTCATTTCCCGAAGCAGCTGAGAAGCTATGAAACAGGTTCGCTTGTCGCTAAATAGAAAAGTGCCGAGGCCGCGAGGGGGACGCCGGCGTCGTGGAGGACGACCTGGGGGCTCACGGGAAGGGGCCACGCAGCCCGAGGCCGGCCCAGTGTGAGGGTCCTCACCTTCACGACGTCCTTCTTGCTGTCATCGCTGAAGTGGGCTGTGCCCACCACGTACACCCTGCTCCCGTCCTCCGCCACCAGCTCCGTCACGGTGCGCGGCAGGCGGGGCCGCTCTCGCCGCCGCCGCAGCTTCATCTCCAGGAGCAGGGACAGAGCGTCAGCGTCGGCTGCGAGGACAGCAGGCCAGCTGGGGCGCCACGCGCACCGGGGCAGCCCTGTCCAcggccctctgccccccccccccgggggcctCCACCCACACTGGGCGCCTTGGCCCGGCTCACTACAGTGTGGACACGGGACACGGACACCGTCCGACCAGACCCTCCCTGTGCAAAGGGGCCTGGGCCTTGGCAAGGTCTGCAGCCTCCACGATGACCCAGTCATCGAGGGAGCCAAGACGGGGGTGACTGCGACTGTGTAGGGCCAAGGTCCCCAGGGCAGCTCTGGAGCACTTAGCCTCCCACTCCAGCCACCTGGGGCTGGCTGGGGTCCCCGTTCACCACAAACTCAGCCCACGCCCCTCCTGGTCAGGGAGCTGCCCGCCCCCGTCGGCCCCCAGCCCTGAATGGTGTCAGGGAGCACGCACACAGGTTCTGGGGTTCTCCAGAAAGCACCCTGGGCACCACGTCGGAAGACCCCACTGGGACAATGGGCTCCATGTCAGCCTGCAGAGAGAACAGGGGTGTCTGAGTCAGGGCACCGCCTCCCTAGGGGCCGCGGGACGCGCGGCACGTACCTGTCCCTGGCGGACCCACCGAGGACTCACGAGCTGCTGCATGAACTCTGCGTGCTCCCAGGATGACATCTCAGTGACCATCCCCTCGGACATAACACACCCCCAGGGTTCCTTGCCCCAGGGTTCCCCTCGGCTGACCCAGAACTTCCCCCCAAAAACCATGTAAAGCTCTTCTATGCATAGAGTGACCCCAGGCGGCCACATTGAGGGGGACCCCACACTCTGCTGAGCAGCTGGTTGGACCCTGAGTCTGGGGTGGTTTAGGAAGCaggccccccaccaccccagcatCTGGCCCAGGCCTCTGACCTCCTGAGGTggctgctcctcctccccctccatggCTGGGTGGCAGCACCGGGCACTGATGAGGGACGCCTGAGGAGACACAGGGGGCACGTTCTTACCTGGAGCCCCAGGGCTGCGCACGGGGCTCAGGGCACCACGGGGCTTGTCTGATTTGAAAGATCCGCGGGTGGGATCACCGCCTCTGCTCTTCCAGATAGAGTGACACCTGTCAGTCGCCAGCTATGGAGGTCCAGGTAGCCAGGCACACAGGCGTGAGACTCCCATACCACGGGGCTAAGATCAGTGCCGGAGACGCCTGGCTAGGAACAGAGCCGGTGAACTGGGGGTCCTCTGCCGAGCAGGAcctgtccctcccacctcccacctcccccacagACAGCAAGGCATTGGAGCTCAGGAACCAGCCCTGAGGGACGGTCCCTGTCTGACTCTGGAACAAAACTGCACCAAATTCCCTTGAGTGAGAAAATCAAGCAGAAGACGTGAACCCAAGTGTCGAGCTGGCGCCGAACGCCTGGAGCGGAGTCATCCAGGCGTTGCTGGGACTCGGACTCAGCGCGACGCCTGTGCCGGTCAGGAGTGTCGGCATGAGGGCCAGCAGCGCAGAGGTGGCAAGGCGCACGGAACAAGCCGAGCCTTCTCCTTCTGGCCTGAGAGAAGGATGTGGGGGCGCCATGGCTCTCCGGCCGCCCCCCTCAGGAGCCAGGAGCTCGAGGGGCAGGCACGTGGGTGCGACCCCTGGCAAGGTCTCTGTCACCAGGGAAGGAAACTGCCAAGGCCAGCGGACTGCCTGGACCTCCGGGGCCCAGGCCTGTGCCGGGACGTGCGCTTCTGGTCACCGGGCGCCAGACCCCAGCCTCTGTCTCCCGTCTCCCCGAGGCGCCACAGAAAACCCAGCCGGGGCTGCCGCCGCCTCCAAGCGCAGAGGGCCACGAGGGCCATGGAGGGAAAGGCCTCGTCCAGAGAGCAGTTCCAGGCAACCAGACCCTTGGAGCCCAACTGCGGGGTCACGGAACCACTGACCTGCCTGGAGCTGTGCCGCGGGTGCCACTGGGCCCCGAAGCCTGTGT is from Suricata suricatta isolate VVHF042 chromosome 10, meerkat_22Aug2017_6uvM2_HiC, whole genome shotgun sequence and encodes:
- the TRABD gene encoding traB domain-containing protein, with product MEGEEEQPPQEADMEPIVPVGSSDVVPRVLSGEPQNLSDADALSLLLEMKLRRRRERPRLPRTVTELVAEDGSRVYVVGTAHFSDDSKKDVVKTIREVQPDVVVVELCQYRVSMLKMDESALLQEAKEISLEKLQQAVRQNGVMSGLMQMLLLKVSAHITEQLGMAPGGEFREAFKEASKVPFCKFHLGDRPIPVTFKRAIAALSFWQKVKLAWGLCFLSEPISKDDVERCKQKDLLEQMMAEMVGAFPDLHRAIVSERDIYLTYMLRQAARRLELPRSSDAEPRKCVPSVVVGVVGMGHVPGIEKNWTTDLNIQEIMTVPPPSISGRVSRLAVKAAFLGLLGYGLYWMGRRATSLVLSLPVTQYCLQRASAARPRK